From a region of the Pan paniscus chromosome 19, NHGRI_mPanPan1-v2.0_pri, whole genome shotgun sequence genome:
- the COASY gene encoding bifunctional coenzyme A synthase isoform X1 gives MRTPRLRAQPRGAVYQAPSPPPAPVGLGSMAVFRSGLLVLTTPLASLAPRLASILTSAARLVNHTLYVHLQPGMSLEGPAQPQSSPVQATFEVLDFITHLYAGADVHRHLDVRILLTNIRTKSTFLPPLPTSVQNLAHPPEVVLTDFQTLDGSQYNPVKQQLVRYATSCYSCCPRLASVLLYPDYGIGEVPVEPLDVPLPTTIRPASPVARSPKQPVRGYYRGAVGGTFDRLHNAHKVLLSVACILAQEQLVVGVADKDLLKSKLLPELLQPYTERVEHLSEFLVDIKPSLTFDVIPLLDPYGPAGSDPSLEFLVVSEETYRGGMAINRFRLENDLEELALYQIQLLKDLRHTENEEDKVSSSSFRQRMLGNLLRPPYERPELPTCLYVIGLTGISGSGKSSIAQRLKGLGAFVIDSDHLGHRAYAPGGPAYQPVVEAFGTDILHKDGIINRKVLGSRVFGNKKQLKILTDIMWPIIAKLAREEMDRAVAEGKRVCVIDAAVLLEAGWQNLVHEVWTAVIPETEAVRRIVERDGLSEAAAQSRLQSQMSGQQLVEQSHVVLSTLWEPHITQRQVEKAWALLQKRIPKTHQALD, from the exons atGAGGACACCAAGGCTTAGAGCACAGCCCCGAGGCGCCGTCTACCAGGCCCCATCCCCTCCCCCGGCTCCTGTCG gcctgggcagcatggcCGTATTCCGGTCGGGTCTCCTGGTGCTGACGACGCCGCTGGCCTCCCTAGCCCCTCGCCTGGCCTCCATCCTGACCTCGGCGGCCCGGCTGGTGAATCACACACTCTATGTACACCTGCAGCCGGGCATGAGCCTGGAGGGCCCGGCTCAGCCCCAGTCCAGCCCCGTGCAGGCCACGTTTGAGGTTCTTGATTTCATCACGCACCTCTATGCTGGCGCCGACGTCCACAGGCACTTGGACGTCAGAATCCTACTGACCAATATCCGAACCAAGAGCAcctttctccctcccctgcccacctCAGTCCAGAATCTCGCCCACCCGCCAGAAGTCGTGTTGACAGATTTCCAGACCCTGGATGGAAGCCAGTACAACCCGGTCAAACAGCAGCTAGTGCGTTACGCCACCAGCTGTTACAGCTGTTGTCCGCGACTGGCCTCGGTGCTGCTATACCCCGATTATGGGATAGGAGAAGTGCCCGTGGAGCCCCTGGATGTCCCCTTACCCACCACGATCAGGCCAGCTTCCCCCGTGGCCAGGTCTCCAAAGCAGCCGGTGCGTGGCTACTACCGTGGCGCTGTCGGTGGCACGTTTGACCGCCTGCACAACGCCCACAAGGTGTTGCTCAGTGTCGCGTGCATCCTGGCCCAGGAGCAGCTTGTGGTGGGAGTAGCAGACAAAGATCTGTTGAAGA GCAAGTTGCTCCCTGAGCTGCTCCAACCTTATACAGAACGTGTGGAACATCTGAGTGAGTTCCTGGTGGACATCAAGCCCTCCTTGACTTTTGATGTCATCCCCCTGCTGGACCCCTATGGGCCCGCTGGCTCTGACCCCTCCCTGGAGTTCCTGGTGGTCAGCGAGGAGACCTATCGTGGGGGGATGGCCATCAACCGCTTCCGCCTTGAGAAT GACCTGGAGGAACTTGCTTTGTACCAGATCCAGCTGCTGAAGGACCTCAGACATACAGAGAATGAAGAGGACAAAGTCAGCTCCTCCAGCTTCCGCCAGCGAATGTTGGGGAACCTGCTTCGGCCTCCATAT GAAAGGCCAGAGCTCCCCACGTGTCTCTATGTAATTGGGCTGACTGGCATCAGTGGCTCTGGGAAGAGCTCAATAGCTCAGCGACTGAAGGGCCTGGGGGCGTTTGTCATTGACAGTGACCACCTGGGTCATCGGGCCTATGCCCCAGGTGGCCCTGCCTACCAGCCTGTGGTGGAGGCCTTTGGAACAG ATATTCTCCATAAAGATGGCATCATCAACAGGAAGGTCCTAGGCAGCCGGGTGTTTGGGAATAAG AAGCAGCTGAAGATACTCACGGACATTATGTGGCCAATTATCGCAAAGCTGGCCCGAGAGGAGATGGATCGGGCTGTGGCTGAGG GAAAGCGTGTGTGCGTGATTGATGCCGCTGTGTTGCTTGAAGCCGGCTGGCAGAACCTGGTCCATGAGGTGTGGACTGCTGTCATCCCTGAGACTGAG GCTGTAAGACGCATTGTGGAGAGGGATGGCCTGAGTGAAGCCGCGGCTCAAAGCCGGCTGCAGAGCCAGATGAGCGGGCAGCAGCTTGTGGAACAGAGCCACGTGGTGCTCAGCACCTTGTGGGAGCCGCATATCACCCAACGCCAG GTGGAGAAAGCCTGGGCCCTCCTGCAGAAGCGCATTCCCAAGACTCATCAGGCCCTCGACTGA
- the HSD17B1 gene encoding LOW QUALITY PROTEIN: 17-beta-hydroxysteroid dehydrogenase type 1 (The sequence of the model RefSeq protein was modified relative to this genomic sequence to represent the inferred CDS: deleted 1 base in 1 codon), producing the protein MARTVVLITGCSSGIGLHLAVRLASDPSQSFKGIDRQGQGGREGRSPWRPEGKSDLPPLPKPPVYATLRDLKTQGRLWEAARALACPPGSLETLQLDVRDSKSVAAARERVTEGRVDVLVCNAGLGLLGPLEALGEDAVASVLDVNVVGTVRVLQAFLPDMKRRGSGRVLVTGSVGGLMGLPFNDVYCASKFALEGLCESLAVLLLPFGVHLSLIECGPVHTAFMEKVLGSPEEVLDRTDIHTFHRFYQYLAHSKQVFREAAQNPEEVAEVFLTALRAPKPTLRYFTTERFLPLLRMRLDDPSGSNYVTAMHREVFGDVPAKAEAGAEAGGGAGPGAEDEAGPSAVGDPELGDPPAAPQ; encoded by the exons TTCAGATCCATCCCAGAGCTTCAAAGGTATAGATagg cagggacagggagggagagaagggaggagccCTTGGAGGCCAGAAGGGAAGTCAGATCTTCCTCCTCTCCCAAAACCTCCAGTGTATGCCACGTTGAGGGACCTGAAAACACAGGGCCGGCTGTGGGAGGCGGCCCGGGCCCTGGCATGCCCTCCGGGATCCCTGGAGACGTTGCAGCTGGACGTAAGGGACTCAAAATCCGTGGCCGCTGCCCGGGAACGCGTGACTGAAGGCCGCGTGGACGTGCTGG TGTGTAACGCAGGCCTGGGCCTGCTGGGGCCGCTGGAGGCGCTGGGGGAGGACGCCGTGGCCTCTGTGCTGGACGTGAATGTAGTAGGGACTGTGCGGGTGCTGCAGGCCTTCCTGCCAGACATGAAGCGGCGCGGTTCGGGACGCGTGTTGGTGACCGGGAGCGTGGGAGGATTGATGG GGCTGCCTTTCAATGACGTTTATTGCGCCAGCAAGTTCGCGCTCGAAGGCTTATGCGAGAGTCTGGCGGTTCTGCTGCTGCCCTTTGGGGTCCA CTTGAGCCTGATCGAGTGCGGCCCAGTGCACACCGCCTTCATGGAGAAGGTGTTGGGCAGCCCAGAGGAGGTGCTGGACCGCACGGACATCCACACCTTCCACCGCTTCTACCAATACCTCGCCCACAGCAAGCAAGTCTTTCGCGAGGCGGCGCAGAACCCTGAGGAGGTGGCGGAG GTCTTCCTCACCGCTTTGCGCGCCCCGAAGCCGACCCTGCGCTACTTCACCACCGAGCGCTTCCTGCCCCTGCTGCGGATGCGCCTGGACGACCCCAGCGGCTCCAACTACGTCACCGCCATGCACCGGGAAGTGTTCGGCGACGTTCCGGCAAAGGCCGAGGCTGGGGCCGAggctgggggcggggccgggcctGGGGCAGAGGACGAGGCCGGGCCCAGTGCGGTGGGGGACCCTGAGCTCGGCGATCCTCCGGCCGCCCCGCAGTAA
- the COASY gene encoding bifunctional coenzyme A synthase isoform X2, with amino-acid sequence MRTPRLRAQPRGAVYQAPSPPPAPVGLGSMAVFRSGLLVLTTPLASLAPRLASILTSAARLVNHTLYVHLQPGMSLEGPAQPQSSPVQATFEVLDFITHLYAGADVHRHLDVRILLTNIRTKSTFLPPLPTSVQNLAHPPEVVLTDFQTLDGSQYNPVKQQLVRYATSCYSCCPRLASVLLYPDYGIGEVPVEPLDVPLPTTIRPASPVARSPKQPVRGYYRGAVGGTFDRLHNAHKVLLSVACILAQEQLVVGVADKDLLKSKLLPELLQPYTERVEHLSEFLVDIKPSLTFDVIPLLDPYGPAGSDPSLEFLVVSEETYRGGMAINRFRLENDLEELALYQIQLLKDLRHTENEEDKVSSSSFRQRMLGNLLRPPYERPELPTCLYVIGLTGISGSGKSSIAQRLKGLGAFVIDSDHLGHRAYAPGGPAYQPVVEAFGTDILHKDGIINRKVLGSRVFGNKKQLKILTDIMWPIIAKLAREEMDRAVAEDPIL; translated from the exons atGAGGACACCAAGGCTTAGAGCACAGCCCCGAGGCGCCGTCTACCAGGCCCCATCCCCTCCCCCGGCTCCTGTCG gcctgggcagcatggcCGTATTCCGGTCGGGTCTCCTGGTGCTGACGACGCCGCTGGCCTCCCTAGCCCCTCGCCTGGCCTCCATCCTGACCTCGGCGGCCCGGCTGGTGAATCACACACTCTATGTACACCTGCAGCCGGGCATGAGCCTGGAGGGCCCGGCTCAGCCCCAGTCCAGCCCCGTGCAGGCCACGTTTGAGGTTCTTGATTTCATCACGCACCTCTATGCTGGCGCCGACGTCCACAGGCACTTGGACGTCAGAATCCTACTGACCAATATCCGAACCAAGAGCAcctttctccctcccctgcccacctCAGTCCAGAATCTCGCCCACCCGCCAGAAGTCGTGTTGACAGATTTCCAGACCCTGGATGGAAGCCAGTACAACCCGGTCAAACAGCAGCTAGTGCGTTACGCCACCAGCTGTTACAGCTGTTGTCCGCGACTGGCCTCGGTGCTGCTATACCCCGATTATGGGATAGGAGAAGTGCCCGTGGAGCCCCTGGATGTCCCCTTACCCACCACGATCAGGCCAGCTTCCCCCGTGGCCAGGTCTCCAAAGCAGCCGGTGCGTGGCTACTACCGTGGCGCTGTCGGTGGCACGTTTGACCGCCTGCACAACGCCCACAAGGTGTTGCTCAGTGTCGCGTGCATCCTGGCCCAGGAGCAGCTTGTGGTGGGAGTAGCAGACAAAGATCTGTTGAAGA GCAAGTTGCTCCCTGAGCTGCTCCAACCTTATACAGAACGTGTGGAACATCTGAGTGAGTTCCTGGTGGACATCAAGCCCTCCTTGACTTTTGATGTCATCCCCCTGCTGGACCCCTATGGGCCCGCTGGCTCTGACCCCTCCCTGGAGTTCCTGGTGGTCAGCGAGGAGACCTATCGTGGGGGGATGGCCATCAACCGCTTCCGCCTTGAGAAT GACCTGGAGGAACTTGCTTTGTACCAGATCCAGCTGCTGAAGGACCTCAGACATACAGAGAATGAAGAGGACAAAGTCAGCTCCTCCAGCTTCCGCCAGCGAATGTTGGGGAACCTGCTTCGGCCTCCATAT GAAAGGCCAGAGCTCCCCACGTGTCTCTATGTAATTGGGCTGACTGGCATCAGTGGCTCTGGGAAGAGCTCAATAGCTCAGCGACTGAAGGGCCTGGGGGCGTTTGTCATTGACAGTGACCACCTGGGTCATCGGGCCTATGCCCCAGGTGGCCCTGCCTACCAGCCTGTGGTGGAGGCCTTTGGAACAG ATATTCTCCATAAAGATGGCATCATCAACAGGAAGGTCCTAGGCAGCCGGGTGTTTGGGAATAAG AAGCAGCTGAAGATACTCACGGACATTATGTGGCCAATTATCGCAAAGCTGGCCCGAGAGGAGATGGATCGGGCTGTGGCTGAGG ATCCTATCCTGTGA